TTTGCTTCTACAGTCACTTCGGGCTTCGCCTCGGGTGATTTCTGCAACTGTCTCACTTGGCGAATCAGCCCCCATACACTGCTGAACAACAGAATTGCTCCAGGAAGTATCGTGAAAGCCGCGATACCCCATTTTGTTTTCAGATAGGTAATGTAGTATCCAACATAAGGGATGGTAAAATTGTCGTATGTAGCAATGACATTTTGTTCCGGAATGGTCCAAGGGTCTGCGGATTTATTCGCATCACCCTTCGTCTTGATCCATTCCTGACCATTTGTTGTAGTGATACTTTTAATCCTGTGCGTAACGATGGTTCCCGCGATCGGTCCATATTCTGCCGAGATTGGAATCCTAAAGGTAATCACGTCCCCGACTTTCAAATTCTTGGTATTTACCTTTGGGTTTTCGAAAATAACTGATCCTGTATGAAATGTGGGGGTCATCGAGCCGGACAAAACCTCGTACATCCGTTGCCCAAATATCTGCGGTTGCCCGTGATTTAGCCGCGAGGAAATGGCCAGGAACATCGTACCTACCATCAATACACCTAGTAGTCCAGTTATCACGATGTTCAGAATACCCAGCACCTTTTTAATCATCGTTTCTCCACTCCCATGGCACTCGTGTCATTCGTTGTATTAGAGTCAACGGACATATGCCCGTCTGTCGTGTTTCCGCCTGTCGTGTTTCCGCCTGTCGTGTTTCCGCCTGTCGTGTTTCCGTCTGTCGTGTTTCCGTCTGTCGTGTTTCCGTCTGTCGTGTTTCCGTCTGTCGTGTTTCCGTCTGTCGTGTTTCCGTCTGTCGTGTTTCCGTCTGTCGTGTTTCCGCCTGTCGTGTTTCCGTCTGTCGTGTTTCCGTCCGTCGTGTTTCCGTCTGTCGTGTTTCCGTCTGTCGTGTTTCCGTCTGTCGTGTTTCCGCCTGTCGTATTTCCGCCTGTCGTATTGCTACCTGTTGTGTTGCTACCGCCTGTAGAGTTCACAGCACTTGCGGCTGCGGCGCTCTTGAGCTTCTCTTCTAGTGTTTTGACTTTCTTATCCTCAAATGGAGCTGTTTCAAACTTCACGACCCCCGTAGCTGTAGCGGATGTAGTTAGCGCCGTAGTGGTTGGGAAGGTGTTCGCTTTGACCATGGCCCCTAAAGATATAGCTCCAAGACACACCGCCGCTACAAATGACCGGACTACAATTTTTCTTCTCAGTTGCTGCTGCTTTTGTTTACGATTAATTCTCCGTGGTACATACCCCACATGCTGAGTTACACACAACTCCTCTACATTTTTCACGTGCTCACCCCTAATGTAAGGACTCGGAGATTATCGGTTTCATTACGAACCAGTTACTAGGTTCTGTACCCTATCACTGTCACACGGTTCGGTATGATACCGAATATGATGTCTGGGAACGATTTCCTTCGTGCAAGCATCATGCCCTAATTAAGAACATCATACATTTATTTTGTTCTTTATAAAGAACCCAGCGTTAGTATATTTTGCGATTGAGCAGAAGTCAATCACTTTTTTCTCAATCGAGAACATCATTTTTAAATTTTAGCCGTGTATTGTTCTTATTAAAGAACGAACGGTTTTTTGCCCAGGTCGCTGTAAACTCATGAATCTTAGCATCTATCCGGTCACATATAGAGGAAGGTGACATGCGACCACTGTTGTGATCGAGATGACATGAGATAGCTAAGAAGCACCCCAATGCTCTCTATGGGGATCGGTGAGCCCGAGCCACGAAGTCACGTGTCAAGTACTCAAGGTTTTCGAGTTCTATACCATCGCAATACTTCGGAAAGTGAGGACTATTGTCGATTGGTTGTGGTTCGTGCTGAATCATATACCAAAATGTAAAAAGTTATTTCTTGTTAACCGCAGTGATAAGAATCAAAATGAAAGCATAATATCTGGAAGCCTAAATGAACGGGCAAACCTGACTGAAAAGTAGGGGCGCAAAGTCACAGGTCTAACGTGTAAACTACGACGGCTGGACTGCCATTGGTCACGACTTCCATGCGGAGGGGTACGGGGTGCCACAGAAATCCGAGGAATATATACACTTAGATAAAGAGTGGGTTCATTTGATGTCGTTAGCGAAACAAATGGGTTTAACAGTCGCGGAAGTACGTCGCTACCTTCAGGAGTCTTTACACAACTCCGTTTCGACGACCTCCAATACAAATCTTTTACAAGCATAACTGGAGCGGAAAACGGGGCCGGAAACGCCCCCCTTTTTCATT
This is a stretch of genomic DNA from Alicyclobacillus dauci. It encodes these proteins:
- a CDS encoding signal peptidase I, with the translated sequence MIKKVLGILNIVITGLLGVLMVGTMFLAISSRLNHGQPQIFGQRMYEVLSGSMTPTFHTGSVIFENPKVNTKNLKVGDVITFRIPISAEYGPIAGTIVTHRIKSITTTNGQEWIKTKGDANKSADPWTIPEQNVIATYDNFTIPYVGYYITYLKTKWGIAAFTILPGAILLFSSVWGLIRQVRQLQKSPEAKPEVTVEANPSGISS
- a CDS encoding anti-repressor SinI family protein, coding for MPQKSEEYIHLDKEWVHLMSLAKQMGLTVAEVRRYLQESLHNSVSTTSNTNLLQA